In a single window of the Acetivibrio clariflavus DSM 19732 genome:
- the argS gene encoding arginine--tRNA ligase, with amino-acid sequence MTNVIEILKCQISETVKKSLAKAIEKGELPEFEAGEIVIETPREKEHGDFSTNIAMQSAKAAKKAPRQIADIIIQNMDFEGTYIEKVETAGPGFINFYLNNLWLYDTLKTIQTMKDKYGEINIGKGMKVMVEFVSANPTGPLHMGNARGGALGDCIASVLSKAGYDVTREYYINDAGNQIEKFGISLEARYIQLLKGEDAVEFPEDGYHGEDIIEHMKDYIAIHGDKLLNVDSEQRRKELVEFALPRNIERIRTGLESYGVKFDVWFSEQSLYDNGELQETLDLLKNNGYTYEKDGAIWFKATEFGLEKDEVIVRNNGIPTYFASDIAYHRNKFLKRKFDWVINLLGADHHGHVARMKAAVKAIGADPDKLDVVLFQLVRLYRNGEITRMSKRTGKSISLTDLLEEVGRDAARYFFNTKASGSHLDFDLDLAAKKSDENPVFYVQYAHARICSILRRLEEENIKIPNIDSVDLGKLVAKEEIELMKKLAEYPEEIRIAAETLEPSRLTRYVHDVAGLFHSFYYACKVKDAEEALRDARIILVDSTRIVIKNVLDLLSISAPEKM; translated from the coding sequence ATGACGAATGTGATAGAAATATTGAAGTGTCAAATTAGTGAAACGGTTAAAAAATCCTTGGCGAAAGCTATAGAAAAGGGAGAATTGCCGGAGTTTGAAGCAGGAGAAATAGTTATAGAGACTCCAAGGGAAAAAGAGCATGGCGATTTTTCAACCAATATTGCAATGCAATCTGCAAAGGCAGCAAAAAAAGCTCCAAGGCAGATAGCCGATATAATAATTCAGAATATGGATTTTGAAGGTACATATATCGAAAAGGTTGAAACTGCAGGCCCGGGATTTATAAATTTTTATTTAAATAATTTGTGGCTTTACGATACGTTAAAGACCATACAAACAATGAAAGATAAGTATGGTGAGATAAATATCGGCAAGGGCATGAAGGTTATGGTTGAGTTTGTAAGTGCCAACCCAACCGGACCTCTTCATATGGGAAATGCCAGGGGCGGTGCATTGGGTGATTGTATAGCCAGTGTTCTGTCCAAAGCCGGATATGATGTCACAAGAGAATACTATATTAATGACGCGGGAAATCAGATTGAAAAGTTCGGAATATCTCTGGAAGCCCGTTACATTCAACTTTTAAAGGGCGAAGATGCGGTGGAATTCCCTGAAGATGGATATCATGGCGAAGATATAATCGAACACATGAAGGATTATATTGCAATACATGGGGACAAGCTTTTAAATGTTGACAGTGAGCAAAGAAGAAAAGAGCTTGTGGAGTTTGCTCTTCCCCGGAATATTGAGCGTATCAGAACTGGGCTCGAAAGCTATGGTGTAAAGTTTGATGTATGGTTTTCCGAACAATCTCTTTATGACAACGGAGAACTTCAGGAAACTTTGGATTTGCTTAAGAATAACGGATACACTTATGAAAAGGATGGCGCTATTTGGTTCAAAGCCACCGAGTTTGGTTTAGAAAAGGACGAGGTAATTGTCAGAAATAACGGTATACCTACGTATTTTGCATCGGATATTGCATATCACAGGAACAAGTTTTTGAAACGCAAATTTGACTGGGTAATTAATTTACTTGGGGCAGACCATCATGGCCATGTGGCGAGAATGAAAGCAGCAGTTAAAGCAATAGGTGCCGATCCGGACAAGCTCGATGTTGTGCTGTTCCAATTGGTGCGCCTTTACAGAAACGGTGAAATTACCAGAATGTCAAAGCGTACAGGAAAGTCCATATCGTTGACAGACCTTTTGGAAGAAGTGGGTCGCGATGCAGCAAGATATTTCTTTAACACTAAGGCATCGGGAAGCCATTTGGATTTTGACTTGGACCTTGCAGCCAAGAAATCCGATGAAAACCCCGTATTTTACGTACAGTACGCTCATGCAAGGATTTGCAGCATATTAAGAAGGCTTGAAGAAGAGAATATTAAAATTCCAAATATAGATTCGGTAGATCTCGGCAAGCTTGTGGCAAAAGAGGAAATTGAGCTTATGAAAAAGCTGGCCGAATATCCGGAAGAAATAAGAATAGCGGCCGAAACTCTTGAACCTAGCCGTCTTACAAGGTATGTACATGATGTTGCAGGTTTGTTCCACAGTTTCTATTATGCTTGTAAGGTAAAAGATGCGGAAGAAGCTTTGAGGGATGCAAGAATTATTCTTGTGGACAGCACAAGGATTGTTATAAAGAATGTTTTGGATTTACTTAGCATAAGTGCACCAGAAAAGATGTAA
- the murI gene encoding glutamate racemase → MDNRPIGVFDSGIGGLTVLKEINRLLPQESVVYFGDSGRAPYGTKSKETVIKYTFQDIRFLQNQDVKMIVIACNTASACSLDRVKHSFDIPIVEVVGPGAAAAARATVNKRVGVIGTPATIASGVYEKAIMKINNEIEIFSKPCPMFVPLVEEGWWENDIAFRIAEEYLNPFKELGIDTLVLGCTHYPLLQNTIQKVMGDNVKLVNSALEVAKVVKEEIESNNCQRDGNIKPVYRYYTSDSVEKFESLGNSILNSMIHSAEKVDIERY, encoded by the coding sequence ATGGATAACAGACCTATTGGGGTTTTTGATTCGGGAATAGGAGGACTTACAGTCCTTAAAGAAATAAACAGATTATTACCTCAGGAAAGTGTTGTATACTTTGGTGACAGCGGAAGAGCACCCTATGGAACTAAATCTAAGGAAACTGTTATCAAATACACTTTTCAGGACATTAGATTTTTACAGAATCAAGATGTTAAAATGATTGTTATTGCATGCAATACTGCAAGCGCATGCAGTTTGGACAGGGTAAAACACAGCTTTGATATTCCTATTGTGGAGGTTGTCGGACCGGGGGCTGCGGCTGCTGCAAGAGCAACGGTTAACAAAAGAGTTGGTGTAATCGGTACCCCGGCAACAATAGCCAGCGGTGTTTATGAAAAGGCTATTATGAAGATTAACAACGAAATAGAGATATTTTCAAAACCTTGTCCCATGTTTGTCCCGCTGGTGGAGGAGGGCTGGTGGGAAAATGACATCGCCTTTAGGATTGCAGAGGAGTATTTAAATCCTTTTAAGGAGTTAGGTATTGATACTTTGGTTTTGGGATGTACCCATTATCCTCTATTGCAGAACACAATACAAAAGGTTATGGGGGATAATGTAAAATTAGTAAATTCGGCTTTGGAAGTAGCAAAAGTAGTAAAGGAGGAGATAGAATCAAATAATTGCCAGAGAGATGGAAATATAAAACCAGTATACAGATATTATACCAGTGATAGTGTTGAGAAGTTTGAATCATTAGGGAATTCCATTTTGAACAGTATGATACATTCTGCTGAGAAAGTCGACATTGAAAGGTATTAG
- the nifJ gene encoding pyruvate:ferredoxin (flavodoxin) oxidoreductase: MKTMKAMDGNMAAAHVAYAFTDVAAIYPITPSSNMAENVDVWSAGGRKNIFGQQVRVVEMQSEAGAAGTVHGSLAAGALTTTFTASQGLLLMIPNMYKIAGELLPGVFHVSARTVATHALSIFGEHSDVMACRQTGFAMLASANPQEVMDLGGIAHLAAIKGRVPFLHFFDGFRTSHEIQKIEVIEYDDFAKLVDYEAIKEFRQRALNPEHPVTRGTAQNPDIYFQARESSNKFYNAIPAIVENYMEEIYKLTGRKYNLFDYYGAPDAERVIVAMGSVCDTIEETIDYLTGKGEKVGVIKVRLYRPFSIEHFLKAIPQTVKKIAVLDRTKEPGAAGEPLYEDVRTAFYDKDVRPVIIGGRYGLGMKDTTPEQIIAVFDNLKKDEPKNHFTVGIVDDVTFTSLEVGEPVDIVPKGTVSCKFWGLGSDGTVGANKNSIKIIGDHTDKYVQGYFSYDSKKSGGVTISHLRFGDKPIRSSYLIKKADFVACHNPSYIGKYDIVSDLKENGTFLLNCSWKGKELDEKLPAEVKAYIAKNNINMYTIDAFDIAGKIGLGGRINVIMQAAFFKLTNIIPIKDAVKYMKDAALKSYGKKGDKVVSMNYEAIDAGVESLVKVEVPEYWKDAKPEAEQKKADVPDFIKNIVEPINRLEGDKLPVSAFKGIEDGTFEMGTSAYEKRAIAVNVPEWISENCIQCNQCSYVCPHAAIRPFVLDENEQKNAPEKFATLKAIGKELAGYTFRIQVSPLDCTGCGNCAQVCPAKVKALEMKPLETQMDQAELWEYAMTLTPKTDLMRADTVKGSQFQQPLLEFSGACAGCGETPYAKLITQLFGDRMMIANATGCSSIWGASAPATPYTVDRNGRGPAWANSLFEDNAEFGYGMHLGVSQIREKIAQLATEALELNISDEIKGLLKEWLDNKNNGKATRDIADKLVPALEQYKPEDEKAKEILNGIYERKDFLVKRSQWIFGGDGWAYDIGFGGLDHVLASGEDVNVLVFDTEVYSNTGGQSSKATPTGAIAQFAASGKRTRKKDLGLIAMSYGYVYVAQVAMGANQSQLIKALIEAEAYPGPSLIIAYAPCINHGLKAGMGCAQLEAKKAVESGYWHLYRYNPLLKEEGKNPFILDSKEPTASFKDFLLGEVRYASLTKVLPEKAEELFTQAEKEAKEKYKMYESMAKG, encoded by the coding sequence TTGAAAACAATGAAAGCTATGGATGGTAATATGGCGGCTGCTCATGTTGCCTATGCTTTTACTGATGTTGCAGCTATTTATCCAATTACACCATCTTCAAACATGGCTGAAAATGTTGATGTTTGGAGTGCAGGTGGAAGAAAAAACATTTTTGGACAACAGGTTAGGGTTGTAGAAATGCAGTCTGAAGCTGGTGCTGCTGGAACAGTTCACGGTTCATTGGCAGCGGGTGCTTTGACAACTACATTTACAGCATCCCAGGGGCTTTTACTTATGATTCCTAATATGTATAAAATTGCTGGTGAACTTCTTCCCGGTGTATTCCATGTAAGTGCTCGTACTGTTGCTACTCATGCTCTTTCCATTTTCGGTGAGCATTCGGATGTTATGGCATGCCGTCAGACTGGTTTTGCAATGCTGGCATCTGCGAATCCTCAGGAAGTTATGGACTTAGGTGGAATTGCCCATTTGGCAGCAATAAAGGGACGAGTTCCATTCCTTCACTTCTTTGACGGTTTCAGAACATCCCATGAAATTCAGAAAATTGAAGTAATTGAGTATGATGATTTTGCAAAGCTTGTTGATTACGAAGCAATTAAGGAATTCAGGCAGAGAGCATTAAATCCTGAACATCCTGTTACCAGAGGAACTGCACAAAACCCTGATATATACTTCCAGGCCAGGGAATCATCCAATAAATTCTATAATGCGATTCCTGCAATAGTAGAAAATTATATGGAAGAGATTTACAAACTTACTGGAAGAAAGTACAACCTATTTGACTACTATGGTGCTCCTGATGCAGAAAGAGTAATCGTAGCAATGGGTTCGGTATGTGATACTATAGAAGAAACCATAGATTACTTGACTGGAAAAGGTGAAAAGGTAGGAGTTATTAAGGTTCGTCTGTACAGACCTTTCTCCATTGAGCATTTCTTAAAAGCAATACCTCAGACAGTGAAGAAGATAGCTGTTTTAGACAGGACTAAAGAACCTGGTGCAGCAGGAGAACCTTTATATGAAGATGTTCGTACAGCTTTCTATGACAAAGATGTAAGACCGGTTATTATCGGCGGAAGATATGGTTTGGGTATGAAGGATACAACACCTGAGCAGATAATTGCCGTATTTGACAACCTTAAGAAGGATGAGCCTAAAAACCACTTTACAGTGGGAATAGTAGATGATGTTACATTTACTTCTTTAGAGGTTGGTGAACCGGTAGATATAGTTCCTAAGGGAACTGTAAGCTGTAAGTTCTGGGGATTGGGTTCCGACGGAACTGTTGGTGCAAACAAGAACTCCATTAAGATAATCGGTGACCATACAGATAAGTATGTTCAGGGATATTTCTCCTATGACTCCAAGAAATCCGGTGGAGTAACAATATCCCACTTGAGATTTGGAGATAAGCCAATTAGATCTTCTTATCTCATTAAAAAAGCGGATTTTGTTGCTTGCCACAATCCTTCTTATATTGGAAAATACGACATTGTAAGTGATTTGAAAGAAAACGGAACATTTCTTTTGAACTGCAGCTGGAAAGGCAAAGAATTGGATGAGAAACTTCCGGCAGAAGTAAAAGCTTATATAGCTAAAAACAATATTAACATGTATACTATAGATGCTTTTGATATAGCCGGAAAAATCGGTCTTGGCGGAAGAATTAACGTAATTATGCAGGCTGCATTCTTTAAATTGACTAATATCATTCCTATAAAAGATGCAGTGAAGTACATGAAGGATGCTGCATTAAAGAGCTATGGCAAAAAAGGCGATAAAGTTGTCAGCATGAACTATGAGGCTATAGATGCAGGTGTTGAGTCTCTGGTTAAGGTTGAAGTTCCGGAATACTGGAAGGATGCAAAACCTGAAGCTGAACAGAAGAAAGCCGATGTTCCTGACTTTATTAAAAATATAGTTGAGCCTATTAACAGATTAGAAGGCGACAAGCTTCCTGTAAGCGCATTTAAAGGTATTGAAGACGGAACCTTCGAGATGGGAACTTCTGCTTATGAAAAGAGAGCTATTGCCGTTAATGTTCCTGAATGGATTTCGGAAAACTGTATCCAATGTAATCAGTGTTCCTATGTATGTCCGCATGCGGCAATAAGACCGTTTGTGCTGGATGAAAATGAGCAGAAAAATGCTCCTGAAAAATTTGCTACACTTAAAGCCATAGGTAAAGAATTGGCTGGATATACTTTCAGAATTCAGGTAAGTCCTTTGGATTGTACCGGATGCGGTAACTGTGCTCAGGTTTGTCCTGCAAAGGTTAAAGCTTTGGAAATGAAGCCTTTGGAAACTCAGATGGATCAGGCAGAGTTGTGGGAATATGCCATGACTTTGACTCCTAAGACCGATTTGATGAGAGCTGATACAGTAAAAGGAAGTCAATTCCAGCAGCCATTGTTGGAGTTCTCCGGTGCTTGTGCAGGATGTGGTGAAACACCTTATGCTAAGCTCATCACACAATTGTTCGGCGACAGAATGATGATAGCTAATGCTACCGGTTGTTCTTCCATATGGGGTGCAAGTGCTCCGGCAACACCGTATACCGTAGACAGGAACGGACGCGGTCCGGCATGGGCAAATTCACTCTTTGAGGATAATGCTGAATTCGGATACGGAATGCATCTTGGAGTTAGCCAAATTCGTGAAAAGATTGCTCAGTTGGCAACCGAAGCATTAGAGCTTAATATATCCGATGAAATTAAAGGATTGCTTAAAGAATGGCTTGATAATAAAAATAATGGAAAGGCAACCAGAGATATAGCCGATAAACTGGTTCCAGCCCTTGAACAATATAAGCCTGAGGATGAAAAGGCGAAAGAAATATTAAATGGAATATATGAAAGAAAAGATTTCCTTGTAAAGAGATCTCAGTGGATATTCGGCGGTGACGGTTGGGCATATGACATCGGTTTTGGCGGACTTGACCATGTTTTAGCTTCCGGTGAGGATGTAAATGTTCTTGTATTTGATACCGAAGTGTACTCCAATACAGGAGGACAATCTTCAAAAGCTACACCTACAGGAGCTATTGCCCAATTCGCTGCTAGCGGTAAGAGGACAAGAAAGAAAGATTTGGGTCTTATTGCAATGTCCTATGGATATGTATATGTTGCACAGGTTGCAATGGGTGCAAACCAGAGCCAGTTAATCAAAGCACTTATTGAAGCTGAAGCTTATCCTGGACCATCCTTGATAATTGCCTATGCACCATGTATCAACCATGGTTTGAAAGCAGGTATGGGCTGTGCTCAGCTTGAAGCAAAGAAGGCTGTTGAATCTGGATACTGGCATCTGTACCGCTATAATCCTCTGTTGAAAGAAGAGGGCAAGAATCCGTTCATATTGGATTCAAAAGAGCCGACTGCTTCCTTTAAAGACTTCTTGCTTGGTGAAGTAAGATATGCTTCTTTAACAAAAGTGTTGCCTGAAAAGGCAGAAGAGTTGTTTACACAGGCTGAAAAAGAAGCAAAGGAAAAATATAAGATGTATGAAAGTATGGCAAAAGGCTAA
- a CDS encoding MBL fold metallo-hydrolase, giving the protein MKIKWFGHSCFLITSDNGVKIVTDPFDNTVGYKIPEIETDIVSTSHDHYDHNNVSIFGDNPMLVKGAGKINIKGIDITGIKTFHDEDGGRKRGLNTVFKFKVDELNVCHLGDLGHVLTDTQLKELGKVDILLTPVGGTYTIDHVGAFEIVSSLKPQVTIPMHYKTEDLTFPLLGVEEFLGLVGDFKKIDGCEIEINKDNIGDLPKVVVLNYK; this is encoded by the coding sequence ATGAAGATTAAATGGTTTGGTCATTCGTGCTTTCTCATTACATCGGACAATGGAGTAAAAATTGTAACCGATCCGTTTGACAACACTGTTGGCTACAAGATTCCTGAAATTGAGACCGATATAGTCAGTACAAGCCATGACCATTATGACCATAACAATGTGAGCATTTTTGGCGACAATCCTATGCTTGTAAAGGGAGCAGGCAAGATTAATATAAAAGGTATTGATATAACTGGTATTAAGACTTTTCACGACGAAGACGGCGGCAGAAAAAGAGGATTGAATACAGTATTTAAATTTAAAGTGGATGAATTAAATGTTTGCCATTTGGGTGATTTGGGACATGTACTTACCGATACTCAATTAAAAGAGCTCGGTAAAGTAGATATATTACTGACACCGGTAGGTGGTACATATACCATTGATCATGTTGGGGCATTTGAGATTGTGAGTAGTCTGAAGCCCCAAGTTACAATTCCCATGCACTATAAGACAGAGGACTTGACTTTTCCACTTCTGGGAGTTGAAGAGTTCTTGGGTTTGGTGGGGGATTTTAAGAAAATTGATGGATGTGAAATTGAGATTAACAAAGATAACATTGGAGATTTACCTAAGGTAGTAGTCCTAAATTATAAATAG
- a CDS encoding S-layer homology domain-containing protein, whose product MNKKYLFKKSIALSVTLILFLSVLSPTYGRETAEKIYTGINNANAILNNIDYRDVKQTNVWSKEAICEVSALEIMKGYGNQTFGRTSPVTKEQALTLIYNAAGREAEAQVAAETLNAKRAADNRKTYAPAMWSDGYLQLAANDGLISAKDLEDALTADQSTLTEGSFYRSSAAQRQDVAFWIATVLGLPPVYSQQKIFNSYSDWSQADPYKIPYIEAVLQNNIMSGLGNGRFNPRGSVTREQMAQIIQNALSIILPLRGYERKLGTIESIESSIDFTDGQSITRNIYNVRNSNGKRHQIITEFIAGKSQQDLRNELNGSIKERENTDLIVYKDGWLGKSSILESGDRIEYTVTSEGKVAFVKVISNISETKYLVAKVNSINKANQTLNISKVFDLDYPNVDLEDKNFSFDGEGKDVNATFVYSSDVEVFVDNMKSAIDDIEPGMDVILSITDNMITGIKSVVLKLRDQGVASGIVEDNNPHLGYITLYNEKRLKDESEPNIKTYNYSNPKNITIIKNHKPASIEDIEGGDSVYIKFDDEGNIELISAVDNYVQKHGKVLSKKLTSLAIQYDDGTQQILAVSNDIPVILDKKMVDYDSIKEGDRVKLLLNITDSFTKLKQITIEGDEHFIAGIYKGVVDKLDEISNNLVVKNMEVLKNGKWQRVEQKGYSAIGLAEGNEIYYKNNNIDLDFVNKRLRGNQAYIAVEKDYGGEEKAILVSFKEKDDTELNELNDNILLNTMGSEGELVLKNGKNSIAYNKGTIIVKDKRLVTGSSISPEDTAHIIANREFDNGKYYANVVEITPGNDQNSIVIYRGRIANINENKDFTISAFSQLNGVNWDFYNTPKTFRITYDTRIIDDSGVVGQRNFTDYGESSFKDRTVYILAKGTDALLVNTVPYGNVSVKGEIYEIVGEEEPSELTVVNAKIYNSSTYMWENSKDMRLRILNNSIILKNNSIAEAKDIEKGDKVRIIKKDDSRTGDAYIIFVESN is encoded by the coding sequence ATGAACAAAAAGTATCTGTTCAAAAAATCTATAGCTTTATCTGTAACTCTGATTCTGTTTCTTTCTGTTTTGAGCCCGACTTATGGAAGAGAGACAGCGGAGAAAATATATACCGGTATTAATAATGCAAATGCAATTTTAAACAATATAGATTACAGGGATGTGAAACAGACTAATGTGTGGTCAAAGGAAGCCATATGTGAAGTCAGTGCTCTGGAGATAATGAAAGGGTATGGAAATCAAACCTTTGGCCGAACCAGTCCTGTTACAAAAGAGCAGGCGCTGACCTTAATATATAATGCAGCGGGAAGAGAAGCGGAAGCACAAGTTGCAGCAGAAACACTTAATGCAAAAAGAGCAGCGGATAACAGGAAAACATATGCCCCGGCCATGTGGTCTGACGGGTATTTGCAACTAGCGGCCAATGATGGGCTTATAAGTGCAAAAGATCTTGAAGATGCTTTGACAGCTGACCAAAGCACTCTTACTGAAGGAAGTTTTTATAGAAGCTCAGCAGCACAAAGACAGGATGTGGCTTTTTGGATAGCAACAGTTTTGGGATTGCCTCCTGTTTATAGTCAGCAAAAGATTTTTAACAGCTACAGTGATTGGTCTCAGGCTGACCCTTATAAAATACCTTATATTGAAGCAGTACTTCAAAACAATATTATGAGCGGTTTGGGTAACGGCAGATTCAATCCCAGAGGCAGCGTTACCAGAGAGCAGATGGCACAGATAATACAGAATGCTCTTTCAATTATCCTGCCTCTCAGAGGCTATGAAAGAAAGTTGGGAACTATTGAAAGTATTGAATCTTCCATCGATTTTACTGACGGACAAAGTATTACGAGAAATATATATAACGTTAGAAACAGCAATGGAAAGCGGCATCAGATTATTACAGAATTTATTGCAGGCAAATCGCAGCAAGACCTTAGAAATGAGCTGAATGGAAGTATAAAAGAAAGGGAAAATACTGATCTGATTGTATATAAAGATGGCTGGCTTGGCAAAAGCAGTATTTTAGAGTCGGGAGATCGCATAGAGTATACGGTGACATCAGAGGGAAAGGTTGCATTTGTCAAAGTTATATCTAACATATCCGAAACCAAATATTTGGTTGCAAAAGTGAACAGTATCAATAAAGCCAATCAAACATTAAATATTTCAAAGGTATTTGATTTAGATTACCCCAATGTAGACCTGGAGGATAAAAACTTTTCCTTCGACGGAGAAGGAAAGGATGTCAATGCTACCTTTGTTTACAGTTCCGATGTTGAAGTTTTTGTAGATAATATGAAGTCTGCCATAGATGATATTGAACCCGGTATGGATGTAATTCTTTCCATAACCGACAATATGATAACGGGAATAAAATCGGTGGTGCTTAAGTTAAGAGATCAGGGAGTGGCAAGCGGAATAGTGGAAGACAACAATCCGCATTTGGGTTACATAACGCTTTACAATGAAAAAAGGCTTAAAGATGAGTCGGAACCGAACATTAAGACCTATAATTACTCCAACCCGAAAAATATCACAATAATTAAGAATCATAAACCGGCAAGTATTGAAGATATCGAGGGAGGAGATTCGGTTTATATTAAGTTTGATGATGAAGGCAACATAGAATTGATAAGTGCCGTAGACAACTATGTTCAAAAGCACGGCAAAGTTCTTTCCAAAAAACTGACATCCCTTGCAATACAATATGATGACGGGACTCAGCAAATATTAGCTGTAAGCAATGATATACCAGTAATTCTGGACAAAAAAATGGTGGACTATGATTCCATAAAAGAAGGAGACAGGGTAAAGTTACTGCTTAATATAACCGACAGTTTTACAAAACTAAAGCAAATAACCATAGAAGGCGATGAGCATTTTATTGCGGGCATTTATAAGGGAGTTGTGGATAAGCTCGATGAAATATCGAACAATCTTGTTGTTAAGAACATGGAGGTTTTGAAAAACGGAAAATGGCAAAGGGTTGAGCAAAAGGGTTATTCAGCCATCGGATTGGCCGAAGGTAATGAAATATATTATAAAAACAATAACATAGATCTGGATTTTGTTAACAAGAGGCTGAGAGGCAATCAAGCATACATAGCAGTAGAGAAGGATTATGGAGGAGAGGAAAAGGCTATTTTGGTATCCTTTAAGGAAAAGGATGACACTGAACTTAATGAACTTAATGACAATATTCTGTTAAATACAATGGGCAGTGAAGGCGAGCTTGTATTGAAAAACGGAAAAAATTCTATTGCTTATAATAAAGGAACAATTATTGTTAAAGATAAAAGGCTTGTTACAGGCAGCAGCATTTCTCCAGAAGATACGGCTCATATTATAGCAAACAGAGAGTTCGATAACGGAAAGTACTACGCAAATGTGGTTGAAATAACTCCAGGAAATGACCAGAACTCTATTGTCATCTATAGAGGCAGAATAGCAAATATTAACGAAAATAAAGATTTTACAATAAGTGCCTTTTCACAGTTGAATGGGGTTAATTGGGATTTTTACAATACTCCAAAGACTTTCAGGATAACTTATGATACCCGTATAATTGATGACTCCGGAGTAGTAGGACAACGTAATTTTACCGATTATGGAGAGTCAAGTTTTAAAGACCGTACCGTTTATATTTTGGCTAAAGGTACAGATGCTTTGCTGGTTAATACAGTGCCTTACGGAAATGTATCGGTTAAAGGTGAAATATATGAGATAGTCGGTGAGGAAGAACCTTCTGAACTTACTGTTGTAAATGCAAAAATATACAATTCATCTACTTATATGTGGGAAAACAGCAAGGATATGAGGCTTAGAATTTTAAACAACAGCATAATACTGAAAAATAACAGCATAGCAGAAGCAAAAGATATTGAAAAAGGGGATAAGGTGAGAATAATCAAGAAAGACGACAGCCGAACAGGAGATGCATACATTATATTTGTGGAAAGTAACTAG
- a CDS encoding DUF1934 domain-containing protein, with protein MYKNVIISVRGIQTSANKETNTLELVTEGRYYKKGNAYYVTYKESEVTGMEGTTTTLKISDGVVTLMRFGAVNAQFIFEEGQKHISYYDTQYGTFTVGVTTRMVKVDVNDEGGEIRVDYQLEIDNNKQGGNDFHMFIREAGQVNDECDRNIEVSN; from the coding sequence ATGTATAAAAATGTTATAATTTCCGTAAGAGGGATTCAAACTTCCGCCAACAAAGAAACAAACACACTTGAACTTGTTACTGAGGGGAGATATTATAAGAAAGGAAATGCTTATTATGTAACTTATAAAGAAAGTGAAGTAACAGGAATGGAAGGAACTACAACTACTTTAAAAATTTCTGACGGAGTTGTTACTTTGATGAGATTTGGTGCAGTAAATGCGCAGTTTATTTTTGAAGAAGGTCAGAAACATATATCTTATTACGATACACAATACGGTACATTCACTGTCGGAGTAACTACCCGTATGGTTAAAGTAGATGTCAATGATGAAGGCGGAGAAATCAGGGTTGATTATCAACTTGAAATAGATAATAATAAACAAGGCGGAAATGATTTTCATATGTTTATTAGAGAGGCAGGGCAAGTTAATGACGAATGTGATAGAAATATTGAAGTGTCAAATTAG